The DNA sequence GAGAAAAGTACCTTCGGCTTTCTCTCTAAGGATGTCGCTGACTTGCTGTTTAACCTTGTCTgtgtacttttttttcttggcaaGATCTGCTACTCTTTCCTTGATACACCGATCAACGTCTTGCTTTGCTTGGGAAAAGGATGCTAGGTTCTTGTTTGTGAATTCTTCCAAGTATTCGCGGATCTTAGAATATGGCCGACTGGTGACTAATATCCGGATATTTGATGGAGCATCCTGGCTCAAAAAGGTTTCGTGAAACTGTTGTAATAGAATCTCTTGCGATTCTAGATCGCATTCATCTAGCGCATCGATAATGCAATACTTTTGACCAGTATTCTGATCCGCTGCTGCGGCTATGAATATTGTCCAAAGAGCATCAAACGAGTTAAACAGCTCCGCCCCACGATTATTATAATCGTGCAAGAGATagtcaagaagctgcgagtgctgctggatgagctggaggagaagcccTCTGAGAATTGATGTGGCTGTCTTCCGCTTATCGAAGCTGGAGTCGCagaaaaagtatataagTGTTTCCCCATCCTTGATAAAGGACTTTTTTGGCAGCTCTTCGGTGAGAAATATGGCCATGGTAGATTTGCCGGTTCCGGGATTTCCATAAAGCCATAGGATATTACTCGCCTGGGCCTCGCCTGTCGCCTGTCCCCGACCAAGCCAAGAAGTAAACTCCTCTGTCTCGAGTAACCACTCACAGGTGCCGCTAGCGCGATCTCCTTTTTTGCGCTTCAATGCCTTTCTATCTTCGGCTGGATCAGTCAGGAAAAGTTCGCGACGACAATCCTGGGCTGTGGCCTcaaggaagctgctgctagcgTTATTAATTACATTTGCTTGTATGATGCTAGCACCAGGCCCAAATGTATTATTATCAATTGCGTTTTGACTGTGAACTGTCTTGTTAACAGCAGTTTTTTGCTGTTTCGCCGAGCCAGAGAATGAAGAGTCGGCGATACTGGCTAGAGGAACAACAAGCTTGGATCGGTTGTCCATGACAATTATTATTGGAAGATATAGGCTCTAGGCTTCTAATATTTTGGAAGATGTATGCTTTAGGCTTCCAATATTTTCAACGCTTGAAGGTGCTgcttataaaataagatGAGAAGAATATATAGGATCATAAGATCAACTGGCAGGTTAACAATCGTTTCAGTTGAGTTAGATATCCTCTTAGAGAAAAATACGCCAGGAAAGAAATTACTGCCCAAATCCTCGATGCAAAACTACATAAGGCGTAAGGCATATTAGGCTCCGGGGCGGGGTAGCTCTGAGGAGTCAGTGTGACTAGTCAGCAACATAACGTCTTTCCATAggataataaaaaagaatcaGGCATGAACAATAAGTTGCAATTAACCCTCTAATACTTGATAGGCACAAAATTACAGATGGATTTGTGGCTTGCATTAGCCGCCGTCAGTTGAAAACAACTAGTAAGCTGCTAGCTGGTCGTAAATTTGCTTTAAACCCGTTATTGACAATCAAGGTAACACGATGTACAAAAAATGCCCACTGCACGACAAAAGTATCTAGAACAATATGTCTACTTCAATTGCAACGCACTTTGCAccgcttttcttttcatcttcgttttgcctttttctatTATCATttcatctctcttttcaGTAACTAGTCTTGTGCTAATAATTTAGTCTTCAGATTGAGATTGATTAGATCATTTTGGAATTGTATCTCCAATACAGGCTCAGACAAACGTATATCAATAGACCACCAACTTGGCCGTAGTGCATAGCGGCTGGCGCATTAAGCTGCGTTTAGACTACAGCTGGCGCGTAGGGGCCTGTAATTGATCACAACTGATTTAGCACCCAGTTACTTGTCCTTGGATCCAGACACTACTAGTATATAGAACAAAAGTGACATGAGCCAGCATGTTGTAGTCTCGAGTCCTTATCTAAGCGAGAACAAAGAGCCAACTTTTCCCTAATCAGGAATTTTCTACTGCGGTTGAAGCGCCGACCAAGCTATTTCtgactacctacctacctacaaAGGTATGTGGCACTCGATATACGGATGGAGGGACGGCGTATAAGCGCAATCACTAGGCGCATGTAGAGACGGGCTAGAGGCGATACGACTGCAGCGGTGGCTGTGCAGTAGCTGAATAGATGGTGCGCTGTTTGTGGTCCAATCTGTTTGCTGGCCGATGGTCCTGATCGTCACAATGCCGTATCCATCTGCAGAATGCGGCAAAGCAAGCTGCTAAGACGCAGAAGCCATGGATGAATGTGGAAGGTCGGGGCCTTGTACGGGAGTCCCAGTGCCGGAGCTAGCCTCAAGCATGAGAGAGAGTGCGACCTGCATCCAATAATAGCCATGAGTGCATACATGGTGCTATAAAGCCCACAGGTAAGCATGCTAGGGTTGGGCTGAGAGATAGAGAGGCAAGTTTTGAGTGAGATTTGGCTTGGGAGAGAGGCATAGACGATTATGTGCCTCTTCTACAACACACTACGGTAaatgcaagggagaagacgagattATATCACCAACCAGCATGGAGCTTCAACCAGCCAACCGGACCTGGGGTAGGACCGTGCGTAACAGACGCTGCCGTGCCCTTGAACTCTAAACGCAAAGGAGAGACGAAGGCAAAAAACCAGCGTTTCACCCGTGCATTCACTTTTCTGCAGCCAAAACGTGTCTCGTGCCTGACTTCGTATCTGCAtctcatctgcatctgcatcggcATCTGCATCGGCCGGGATGCGCCAAACGGCCGCTCTCTCTTGCTAgtttctggctgctgcccaTTCCATCTTACCCACCACTGCCGTAGCTTGGACTTTTGTTTATCTTGATtgtgcttttccttttctcttctttgtttgtcttcttcgtcttctcttctttttccaacCTGGCCTGTAATTCtccttgctttgctttgcttatCATCATAATTTTGCTTCACTTCGCTCCGCTCCGCTTTGTCCAGGCCACTtacaagagaagaggaaatacGCACCACCAGCCATGGCCCCCCCCCTCGCGGCCTCGGCCAGCTGATGGGCATTTTGAGCATCTTGCTTCTGGCGCTTGTGCCGCATCTGGTCGCAGCAGACTGTGAATGCGGCTTTGTCGCGCACTCTCCCTTGACCAAGCAACAGGCCCAAGACTATCCAGGGCCCGACCAGCTGTTCTTCACAAACATGCTGGAGAGCAGGTTCTATGACATCCAGAACATTTCTCGCGACAGCACCTGGAAGCGGCAGCAGTACAACGTCTCGgctcgagctgggcgaggcgAGTACGGCAAGACGTTTGCTGTCGACAACGTCTATAGCGTCCCCCAGACCGGTTCTATGAAGGATCCTTCTCAGCTCAGCGCCGGGTATGCAGATTCTATAAACGGCGGGATTGCGCTGGTTGTCGGCAGCGCTCTTGACAACGATTCCATCCCGGTGGCAGAGCTGGACTCGGCTCGATCCGACATGGGATTTGGCTCGTACCGTGCTGGCATGAAGCTGACTCCCGTGAATGGCACCTGCGCAGCTTTCTTCTGGGTATGTTGATGCTTGGCTCTTTACTCTGACTCTGTTGGCATGAGATGAAGCTTGCTGACAAACAGACAGTACTTCAACGACACCCAGGAGATTGACATGGAGTTTCTATCTCGAGAGTTTGATGTGGAGAAACACGTCTATCCCGTCAACCTCGTGATCCAGTCGGAAGCATCGATGCAGGCTGGCTACGATGCATCCAAGACGGGCACCTTCAAGGTGGTGAACCTTGCGTTTAACCCCACTATTGGCTTCCACGAGTATCGCTTCGACTTCTTGCAGGATCGCGTCCGCTTCTACGCCGACAGCCGGCTGCTCGCCGAGATGAATGGGACCTCGGTGCCCACTAGTCCTGGCCATCTCATTCTGCAGCACTGGAGCAATGGGAACCCCTTGTGGTCTGGAGGCCCCCCAGAGGAAGACGCTGCCCTGACTGTTGGCTACGTCAAGGCCTATTTCAACTCATCTGATGCAAAGGCCCAGTCGAGCTGGAACAGCGCCTGCCAAAAGGCAGTTTCAAAGGGCAGCAACAAGCCGCTGTGTGAGGTTCCCAATGTGACGTCGGTAAACTCAACCACGGGAGGCACCTTTTTCAACACCAGCGATCCGAATGACGAGGAAAAGAACAGCGCGGCTCGCCTGGGCAGCACGtgggcgacgacggcgagtgcactgctgctggtgctggtatTGACCTGCCTATAAAGGGGGGAGAGTGAGGGTGAAGGCgtgtttactttttttttttttttttttttgttttatgaAGTACTGTGTAATGCTATAATGAGTCCATGacgtgtttttttttggagtCGAGGAAAAGAGGTTGCTTTTGTTTGGCACCTAAGTGGGAGAGGGGAGCATGTGTATATGGCAGGTAGAGGCAGCTGAGGCTTGGGACTCTATGCTGAATGAGATGCTCTTGTTGATTTGcccgatgaagatggcattGCAGCTTTCCATGGCATGTAGATGCGACATCCGACGCTGTCAAGTGAGTcttggctggtgctggtcgGCGCATCATCTGATGCACGATGCGGTCATTTGCCCCGCAAGACTCCGAGCAGCTGGATCGGACGGGGCTTCGGCTCAGGGCGATGCTGCTTTGGGGAGGTGCCGAGATATGAATATGATGTATATGATTTGATGCATGGCATGATTTGAGTGGATGCAAGGAAGGATGTCGATATTACTTGATGCGATTCTATTCAGCTGGCTGTGACGCTTGTCGAACATCTGATGCATTGGCAGAGCGTGCTTGTTTCAAGGCTGGAATGCAATCGCACCATGGCCTAGGGGCATTTATAAGGCTGCAATGATCCCGTGTAGCACATCAGCCCAAGAAAGCATGGAGGAAAGACAAAAATGACTAGATGTTTCGGAAATTTCATCatggggaagatggcagGCAAGTAAAGGATTGATTGGCACCAAGATTTTCAGCGAATCGTGTGTAGATGGACGTAATGATATGATCATTGAGGATTCTCTGGTGGTGGGCAGTGCAAGATGGATAGATTGATGGGGCAGATAAAAGGGACCGGCGTTGCTCG is a window from the Trichoderma atroviride chromosome 5, complete sequence genome containing:
- a CDS encoding uncharacterized protein (EggNog:ENOG41~SECRETED:SignalP(1-18)~CAZy:GH16), which translates into the protein MGILSILLLALVPHLVAADCECGFVAHSPLTKQQAQDYPGPDQLFFTNMLESRFYDIQNISRDSTWKRQQYNVSARAGRGEYGKTFAVDNVYSVPQTGSMKDPSQLSAGYADSINGGIALVVGSALDNDSIPVAELDSARSDMGFGSYRAGMKLTPVNGTCAAFFWYFNDTQEIDMEFLSREFDVEKHVYPVNLVIQSEASMQAGYDASKTGTFKVVNLAFNPTIGFHEYRFDFLQDRVRFYADSRLLAEMNGTSVPTSPGHLILQHWSNGNPLWSGGPPEEDAALTVGYVKAYFNSSDAKAQSSWNSACQKAVSKGSNKPLCEVPNVTSVNSTTGGTFFNTSDPNDEEKNSAARLGSTWATTASALLLVLVLTCL